The Salinibaculum sp. SYNS191 genome has a window encoding:
- the glpK gene encoding glycerol kinase GlpK — protein sequence MAHTYVASIDQGTTGTRFMVFDHSGQVVANAYEKHEQIYPEPGWVEHDPVEIWENTKSVVQTGLDEADLDASQLEALGITNQRETTVVWDKESGTPVYNALVWQDRRTTDRVEELEAEGKVEEIREKTGLEADAYFSATKTEWILDNADPLKLEGTRTEDLRDRAEAGELLMGTIDAWLIYNLTGNHITDVSNASRTMLYDIEGLAWDPDLLDEFGVPESMLPEVRPSSDENLYGHTDPDGFLDAEVPVAGALGDQQAALFGQTCFDEGDAKNTYGTGSFYLMNTGNEAVASDHGLLTTIGFQLSGEPVQYALEGSIFVTGAAIEWLEDVDLIYNAAQTAQLASSVDSTDGVYMVPAFTGLGAPHWDGRARGTIVGMTRGTKKEHIVRATLESIAYQTRDIAEAMEADSGVETTSLRVDGGAVKNNFLCQLQSDIIQTEIARPEVDETTALGSAYAAGLAVGYWESLDELRSNWQVDREFAPEKEQSEVDKMYSRWDDAVERSLDWAQEE from the coding sequence ATGGCACACACGTACGTCGCTTCAATCGACCAGGGGACGACGGGGACCCGCTTCATGGTCTTCGACCACAGCGGCCAGGTCGTCGCGAACGCTTACGAGAAACACGAACAGATATACCCGGAACCGGGGTGGGTCGAGCACGACCCCGTCGAAATCTGGGAGAACACGAAAAGCGTCGTCCAGACAGGACTCGACGAGGCCGACCTCGACGCGTCGCAACTGGAGGCGCTGGGCATCACGAACCAGCGGGAGACGACTGTCGTCTGGGACAAGGAGAGCGGCACGCCGGTCTACAACGCGCTGGTCTGGCAGGACCGTCGGACCACCGACCGCGTCGAAGAACTCGAAGCGGAAGGCAAGGTCGAGGAGATCCGCGAGAAGACGGGGCTGGAAGCCGACGCGTACTTCTCGGCGACCAAGACCGAGTGGATTCTCGACAACGCCGACCCGCTGAAACTCGAAGGCACCCGCACTGAAGACCTCCGCGACCGGGCGGAGGCGGGGGAGTTGCTGATGGGGACGATAGACGCGTGGCTGATCTACAACCTGACGGGCAACCACATCACGGACGTCTCCAACGCCTCCCGCACCATGCTCTACGACATCGAGGGCCTGGCGTGGGACCCGGACCTGCTCGACGAGTTCGGCGTTCCCGAGTCGATGCTGCCGGAGGTCCGCCCCTCCTCCGACGAGAACCTGTACGGGCACACGGACCCGGACGGATTCCTCGACGCAGAGGTGCCCGTCGCGGGCGCGCTGGGCGACCAGCAGGCGGCGCTGTTCGGGCAGACGTGCTTCGACGAGGGTGACGCGAAGAACACCTACGGGACTGGCTCGTTCTACCTGATGAACACCGGCAACGAAGCCGTCGCGTCCGACCACGGGCTGCTGACGACGATTGGCTTCCAGCTGTCGGGTGAACCCGTCCAGTACGCGCTGGAGGGGTCGATTTTCGTCACCGGCGCTGCCATCGAGTGGCTCGAAGACGTCGACCTCATCTACAACGCCGCACAGACCGCCCAGCTCGCGAGTTCCGTCGACTCGACGGACGGCGTCTACATGGTCCCGGCCTTCACGGGACTGGGCGCGCCCCACTGGGACGGGCGGGCGCGCGGGACCATCGTCGGCATGACCCGCGGCACGAAGAAAGAGCACATCGTGCGGGCGACGCTGGAGTCCATCGCCTACCAGACGCGCGACATCGCCGAGGCGATGGAGGCGGATTCGGGCGTGGAGACGACGTCGCTGCGCGTCGACGGCGGCGCGGTCAAGAACAACTTCCTCTGTCAGTTGCAGTCCGACATCATCCAGACGGAGATTGCCCGGCCGGAGGTCGACGAGACGACGGCGCTGGGCTCTGCGTACGCGGCGGGGCTGGCGGTGGGGTACTGGGAGAGCCTGGACGAACTCCGCTCGAACTGGCAGGTCGACCGGGAGTTCGCCCCGGAGAAAGAACAGAGCGAGGTGGACAAGATGTACAGCCGCTGGGACGACGCCGTTGAGCGCTCGCTCGACTGGGCGCAGGAGGAGTGA
- a CDS encoding Cdc6/Cdc18 family protein: MDIDARIKRRQRRDEGPRLIQDYEALSPVAHIQEPSDRGPVFEQLLDHLDPVFDGNLPPNAYVDGPFGSGKSAIVTALFAHLERLSTETRSVIHTSTRAASPTSPGFVYIDMRETTSEFSFYHHVLDALVEDPVPEHGISTAELKDRLHDILGASRTGVVIAVDHVGEPDSTDTDDLIDRFAGLPSNVSWLAIGRADPADIRLTEYTATAIHIDRYQRQMLVDVLMTRSSEGLSQQALDHELARQIAEWADGNAHDALAALFIAADRANQEGRTRLTERDVTEATAEIPQPSVSLGRVLALPANKQLVLRELVDLDEADRSSVTATTEAISERPAVDLSRGTVKRFLYEMAEIGIVERVQSDVQRGKGRPPSRVELRFPPTAFRRLYDLRQ, translated from the coding sequence ATGGACATCGACGCGAGAATCAAACGACGGCAACGCCGCGACGAGGGCCCACGGCTCATTCAGGACTACGAGGCCCTCTCGCCGGTCGCCCACATCCAGGAGCCGTCTGACCGGGGTCCCGTCTTCGAGCAGTTGCTCGACCACCTCGACCCGGTGTTCGACGGCAACCTCCCGCCGAACGCGTACGTCGACGGCCCCTTCGGCTCCGGCAAATCCGCCATCGTGACGGCACTGTTCGCGCACTTAGAGCGGCTGTCGACGGAGACCCGCTCGGTCATCCACACGAGCACGCGGGCCGCCTCGCCGACCTCGCCAGGGTTCGTCTACATCGACATGCGGGAGACGACCAGCGAGTTCTCCTTCTACCACCACGTCCTCGACGCGCTCGTCGAGGACCCGGTTCCCGAACACGGCATCAGCACGGCCGAACTCAAGGACCGCCTCCACGACATCCTCGGGGCGTCGCGCACCGGCGTCGTCATCGCCGTCGACCACGTCGGCGAACCGGACAGCACCGACACCGACGACCTCATCGACCGCTTCGCCGGACTGCCGAGCAACGTCAGCTGGCTCGCCATCGGCCGGGCGGACCCCGCGGACATACGACTGACCGAGTACACGGCGACGGCCATCCACATCGACCGCTACCAGCGCCAGATGCTCGTCGACGTCCTGATGACGCGCTCCTCGGAAGGGCTCTCCCAGCAGGCGCTCGACCACGAACTGGCCCGCCAGATCGCGGAGTGGGCCGACGGGAACGCCCACGACGCGCTGGCGGCGCTTTTCATCGCCGCTGACAGGGCCAACCAGGAGGGACGCACCCGGCTCACGGAACGCGACGTGACCGAGGCCACCGCGGAGATTCCGCAGCCGTCGGTGTCGCTGGGCCGGGTGCTCGCGCTGCCCGCCAACAAACAGCTCGTCCTCCGCGAACTCGTCGACCTCGACGAGGCCGACCGCTCGTCGGTGACCGCGACGACCGAGGCGATAAGCGAGCGCCCCGCGGTCGACCTCTCCCGGGGGACTGTCAAGCGCTTCCTCTACGAGATGGCCGAAATCGGCATCGTCGAGCGCGTCCAGTCGGACGTCCAGCGCGGGAAGGGCCGGCCGCCGAGCCGCGTCGAGTTGCGCTTCCCCCCGACGGCCTTCCGCCGGCTGTACGACCTCCGGCAGTAG
- a CDS encoding FKBP-type peptidyl-prolyl cis-trans isomerase, protein MTIEQGDRVRLDYVGRFEDGSVFATSKPAVAAAHGLAATETESDATPLSFTVGRGEVIDGLDEAVVGLTPGAETTVTVPPADGYGEHDPDRVREYDPDTFEGMVGNPPEIGLHVEAQNGLHGDVTAVTDDTVQVDFNHELAGKTLVFDVTVLDVE, encoded by the coding sequence GTGACAATCGAACAGGGCGACCGCGTCCGACTCGACTACGTCGGGCGCTTCGAGGACGGCAGCGTCTTCGCGACGTCGAAACCGGCGGTCGCCGCGGCACACGGGCTGGCCGCGACGGAAACGGAGTCGGACGCCACCCCGCTGTCGTTCACCGTCGGTCGTGGCGAAGTCATCGACGGACTCGACGAGGCGGTCGTCGGGCTGACGCCCGGCGCGGAGACGACGGTGACCGTACCGCCGGCGGACGGCTACGGCGAGCACGACCCGGACCGCGTCCGCGAGTACGACCCAGATACCTTCGAAGGAATGGTGGGGAACCCGCCGGAGATCGGGCTCCACGTCGAGGCACAGAACGGACTCCACGGGGACGTCACCGCCGTCACCGACGACACCGTCCAGGTCGACTTCAACCACGAACTCGCGGGGAAGACGCTCGTCTTCGACGTCACCGTCCTCGACGTCGAGTAG
- the glpK gene encoding glycerol kinase GlpK — MGQTYVGAIDQGTTGTRFMVFDHSGRVVANAYEKHEQIYPEPGWVEHDPVEIWESVTAVVPRGLEAASIDATQVEALGITNQRETTVVWDKESGTPVYNALVWQDRRTTDRVEELQEEGKVEEIREKTGLEADAYFSATKTEWILDNADPIKFQRSRPEDVRDRAEAGELLMGTIDAWLIYNLTGNHITDVSNAARTMLYDIHEMEWDPDLLAEFDIPASMLPEVRPSSDEETYGTTDLDGALDAEIPVAGALGDQQAALFGQTCFDEGDAKNTYGTGSFYLMNTGTEAVESEHGLLTTIGFQLSGEPVQYALEGSIFVTGAAIEWLGTVGFVDDPVETAELARAVDSTEGVYFVPAFTGLGAPYWDGRARGTIVGMTLGTRREHIVRATLESIAYRTRDVAEAMEADSGVETTRLRVDGGAVKNNFLCQLQSDIIQTGLVRPEVDETTALGSAYAAGLAVGYWESLDELRSNWQVDREFEPEMDADRADRKYGRWEEAVNRSLDWDRDG; from the coding sequence ATGGGTCAGACATACGTCGGTGCAATCGACCAGGGGACGACGGGGACCCGCTTCATGGTCTTCGACCACAGCGGTCGCGTCGTCGCGAACGCCTACGAGAAACACGAACAGATATACCCGGAACCGGGGTGGGTCGAGCACGACCCCGTCGAAATCTGGGAGAGCGTGACGGCGGTCGTCCCCCGGGGACTCGAAGCGGCGAGCATCGACGCGACCCAGGTCGAGGCACTGGGCATCACGAACCAGCGGGAGACGACTGTCGTCTGGGACAAGGAGAGCGGCACGCCAGTCTACAACGCGCTGGTCTGGCAGGACCGCCGGACCACCGACCGCGTCGAGGAACTCCAGGAGGAAGGGAAAGTCGAGGAAATCCGCGAGAAGACGGGGCTGGAAGCCGACGCGTACTTCTCGGCGACCAAGACCGAGTGGATTCTCGACAACGCCGACCCGATAAAGTTCCAGCGGTCCCGGCCGGAGGACGTCCGCGACCGGGCGGAGGCGGGGGAGTTGCTGATGGGGACGATAGACGCGTGGCTGATCTACAACCTGACGGGCAACCACATCACGGACGTCTCCAACGCCGCCCGCACCATGCTCTACGACATCCACGAGATGGAGTGGGACCCCGACCTGCTGGCGGAGTTCGACATACCGGCGTCGATGCTGCCGGAAGTGCGCCCCTCCTCCGACGAGGAAACCTACGGGACAACCGACCTCGACGGCGCGCTCGACGCGGAGATTCCGGTCGCGGGCGCGCTGGGCGACCAGCAGGCGGCGCTGTTCGGGCAGACGTGTTTCGACGAGGGCGACGCGAAGAACACCTACGGGACGGGGTCGTTCTACCTGATGAACACGGGGACCGAGGCGGTCGAGTCCGAGCACGGCCTGCTGACGACGATTGGCTTCCAGCTGTCGGGTGAACCCGTCCAGTACGCGCTGGAGGGGTCGATTTTCGTCACCGGCGCCGCCATCGAGTGGCTCGGAACGGTCGGCTTCGTCGACGACCCGGTCGAGACGGCGGAGCTGGCCCGCGCCGTCGACTCGACCGAGGGAGTGTACTTCGTGCCGGCCTTCACGGGACTGGGCGCGCCCTACTGGGACGGGCGGGCGCGCGGAACCATCGTCGGCATGACGCTCGGGACGCGGCGCGAACACATCGTGCGGGCGACGCTGGAGTCCATCGCCTACCGGACGCGCGACGTCGCCGAGGCGATGGAGGCGGACTCGGGCGTGGAGACGACGAGGCTCCGCGTCGACGGCGGCGCGGTCAAGAACAACTTCCTCTGCCAGTTGCAGTCCGACATCATCCAGACCGGTCTCGTCCGTCCGGAGGTCGACGAGACGACGGCGCTGGGCTCTGCGTACGCGGCGGGGCTGGCGGTCGGGTACTGGGAGAGCCTGGACGAACTTCGGTCGAACTGGCAGGTTGACAGGGAGTTCGAACCCGAGATGGACGCAGACCGGGCGGACAGGAAGTACGGCCGGTGGGAAGAGGCCGTCAACAGGTCGCTGGACTGGGACAGGGACGGGTAG